The genomic stretch GACGACGTCGTGGCACGCCATTTCCACGGCCGCCTTTGCGAACCAGTTGCCGACGGCAGCCGAATCCAGCAGCCGCGAAATCGCGTCAACGTCGCTGGCGTCGCGATTTACAACCAGCGGCGCGAACAGATTTTGAATGATGGCGGTCGCTCCCCAGACAGTCTCGCCGCTCCATCGCGGAGTCACCGTGGCTTCTCCGACGCCCTCCAGGCCGTCTTCCGTCGTCAGCCGCACCAGCACAAACGCGGATTCGTCGTGCCGTCCCAGAGCCGACACCATGCGGCGCTCCGGCTTCAGCGGAATACAGACCGGGATGGCTTCCAGGTTTCGGATTCTCATAATGCGCAGCCCCGCGTCGAACATTCCGAGATCACAAGTTGAGTATGAGTTTCCATGCTGAAAGCCGCGACTGGTCGAACCACGATGACTCCGTTTTCCGGCGTCGAACTGACAGGCTGGGGATACTACATCGAACGCACCTGGACGAGTATCCATGACGATCTTTACGCGACGGCTCTGGCCGCCGAAAGCGATGACGGTGCCGCCATCGTGATCGCTCTGGATCTGATGGTGATCGATGAACGCTTCACGCGGCTGACGCGTCAGTTGATCGGCGACGCCACCGGGATTCCCGCGAAGTCAATTCTGCTGACTTGTTCACACAGCCATAACGCTCCCGCGGCGGGCGGACTTCTGGGTGTCGGCGAGTGCAGTCGGAAGTACGAAGATCAGGCCGCTCAGCTTGCGGCCGACGCGGCGATTCAGGCATGGAACAGTCGAACGCCGGCTCGGGTCCGCTGCGGTTCCACCATCGTCAGCGATCTTTCGTACAACCGAACACGCGCGAACGGAATCACCGACTCCACGCTGACGGCGGCACTGTTCGAACGACGCGACGGGAAGCCGCTGGCCGCAATCGTCAATTTCGGTGCTCATCCCACCGTCACGACGGAGCTGCGACCGCGGGACGTCAGCCGCGACGTTCCCGGCCGGGTGTGTGATCTGATCGAACAGCACTTTCCCGGCGCGACGGCGATGTACATTCAGGGAGCCTGCGGCGACACGAACTTCCTTCCCGAGTTCCAGACCGTCGAACGCTGCGACGAACCGGCTCAGCGACTCGCCAGCGCAGCCGTCGAGTCGCTGCGGGCCGCCGCAATTCAATCACGGGATTCAGTCGCGACTGACAGTCGCATCGCCCGGCTGCCCACGCGTCGCTGGCTGCGCGACGAAATCGATCACGATCGAAACGAAGCGAAGCGGCGACTGCGAGAAGAAGACTTTTCCAACTGGCGGCAGACGATCGGTCGCTGCATGACGAATCGGCCCGACGACATGGTGGCTCGTCACGGTGGCGATGAAGCGAAGGCCGTGAAGGCGATGTGTCGATTTCAGTTGGAATGGACGGACCGGATGCTGCGCGATCTCGATTCGCGGCCGGAACATTTATTGACGGAAGTTCAGGCCATTCGGATCGGCCCGCTGACGATTGCGGCCAATGCCTGTGAGTTCTTTTCGCCGTTTGCACGTGATGTCAGACACCAGTCTCGCGCGGAGACGCTGATGCTTGCCTGCTATTCAAACGGACGCATCGGCTATCTTCCTGACGCTCACGACATCGATGCAAAGAGCTACGCCGGGTACCAGTCGCCCAAATACTGCAACCAGTTTCCATTTACCAAGGAATCCGGTCCGGCCATGTGCCGTGCGATGCTGGATTCCATCGAAGCGGTCTGCCAGGGAACCTGATTCTCGGCAATCTGCGAAGCGGGACAGGCACCGAGTATGCCGGCGACGCTGCAGTGCCGCTGTCACGTCTTGATCTGGGCGCGTCATTACTGCAGCGTGCTGAAGAATCCGGATTAGTCGCCGTGTTCGGCGCGCCGTTTCATGTACAGTCGCTGAACTTCCTTCATGCAGCATTCACCGTCCGCCGCCAGCGTTTCGCAGCGAGCTTCATCGGAAGCGGATTTGGCGAGCAGTTCCCGAATTCGCCTGGGCGTTCCGTCCAAAACGTCGGCTTCGATATCATCCAGCGTAAAGCCAAAGCAGGCGCAGATCGGGGCGGAAGGACTCTTCGGATAAACGGCCGACTGCAGATCGTCGACAGAAGCAAGCCGTTCGAACAGATCGAAATACGCCACGTCACAGGTCGGAAACGCGCAGAACCAGGCGGTGTCGCCGAGTTGCTGTCGCGATACCGCGGAGATGTGCCCGTCGAGCGTCGGCTTGCTCACGGGCGTGCCCAGTGACCCGCACCGCGGACAGAACGCGCGACCGTCCGGTTCCGGTTCACGAACGAAGGCTTTGTTCATTCGGCGAATCTCGCGCGGGGCTGAATTTTGGAAATCCGTTAGACAAATCGTCACGCGTACGTTCTCAGGTGTGCGACCAGTTCGCAAACCGTGACTTGCGGGAGAATGCCGGGACCGTGTCGAATCGATTCAAACAGTTTTTTGCGCTGGCGTCATCGGCGTGTGTGCTCGCCATGCAGCTTTCGCTCGGTCGAGCGGACGATGGCGGAGCCGGTGATGGGCGAGCCGACCGCGAACCTGCCATCGAAGCGATGGAATTCGAAACCACGGCTTCTCGCGCGCTGAATGGTTCCACCGACGTTCTGTGCCTTGCGGAATCTCCGTCGGGCAGCGATCTGATTGCCGCATTTCATGACGGCTGCGTCATTCTGTTCGACCGGACCACGCGCCAGCGAGTTGCCGGAACGAAGTGCCACGACGCGCCGGTTTCCGATATGGCGGTTGCCGGTAACGTGCTGGCTGCCGCTGTTGATGACGGAACTGTTCGCACGTGGAGTCTGCCGGATCTGACACCGATCAACGTGCTGCCGGGCCATGCCGGTCGAGCGGTCGGAGTTGCCGTGTCCGCCGACGGTCACACAATCGCGTCGTGCGGAATCGACGGGACGGTTCGGCTTTGGCACGCCGATCCCGCCGCCGAAATCGCCGTTCTGACCGGTCACAACGCGGCGGTTCGAGCGGTTGCGTTTTCTGCCGACGGTCGGCTGCTGGCGTCCGCCGGAGACGACGGCACGGTGCGGCTTTGGCGCGCGGAAACACGGCAGCAAATCAGCAGTCTGGACGGTCATGCTGGCCGAATTCGAGACGTGGCGTTCTCTCCTGACGGACGTCTGCTGGCCAGCGCCGGCGAAGATGGAACGGTGCGGTTGTGGAACGCTGACGCTCCGGAGACGCCGCCGCGGTCACTGAAGCACGACGCGATGGTCTGGCGGCTCTGCTTCGCGTCTCACGGAAGGCTGCTGGCATCCGGCGATGCTGACGGAACGATTCGCCTGTGGAACGTCGAAACGGGGGCTTTGACAGCAACGCTTCACGATCACACCGATACGATCACGTCGCTGTTATTCGCCGCCGATTCAAAGTCGCTGTTCAGCAGCAGCCACGACGGAACGATCAACACCTGGCACGCGATGAAGCCGCTGCAGCCGCCACTGGCCGTGATCGATATCGACGCGGGCAAGGTGTGGGCGTCGGCGGTTTCTCCGACGGATGGGCATGTCGCCGCGGGCGGCCGCGACGGATTTGTCAGAATCGTCGATCTTCGTTCGGGTCAGACATCACTGGATTTGAACGAACCAAACGGCACGACGATCGACTGTCTGGAGTATTCGCTCGACGGCCGGATGATCGCCGCCGCCGGCTGGAAGAGCAGCGAAGTCGTGGTGTGGAACGTCGCTGACGGTTCGCTGATGAGAACCTTCGTGGCCGACGCGAATGTTCGAGCCATCGCGTTTTCACCCGACGGAACGATCCTGGCGGCCGGATGCGATGACAATCAGTTGCTTGTCTGGGACGTCGCGTCGGGTGATCTGAAGCAGAAAGTCAACGCTCACGCCCAGCCGGTCTACGACATCTCTTTTTCACCGGACGGCCGGGTCATCGCGACGTGCTGCGGTAACTGGCGTGAACAGAAACCCGGCGAAGTGAAGCTCTGGAAAACGAGTTCACTTATCGAAATCGCTCAACTGGCCGCGCATGAGGCGGCCGTGCGAGCCGCCGTGTTCAGTCCGGACGGCAGTCGGCTCGCTTCCGTCAGCGAAGACGGCGTCATCATAATCAGCGACGTCAAAACGCAGCAGGAACTGCCCGTCATGAAAGGTCCCGCCGGATCGCGCACGCTGGACTGGTCACCCGACGGGCGGTTGCTCGCGGCTGGCCAGCACAACGGTACGACCACCGTTTGGGATCTGAAGACTGCAAGCGTCATTCGTCGCCTCGGCGGTAACGACGACACATTCTCCGTACGATTCGTGCCGGACGGTTCAGTCCTGTGTTCGGCCGGAGGCGACCGGAAACTGACTTTGTGGGACACTTCGGATCTGTCCGACGACGGCACGCGGCCCCGTACCGTCGACGCCGTTCGCAACTGGAGGACGCTCGTTCCATGACTCACTTGCCGCATATTTTTCAACCGCAAAAGTCGTTTCATGTTCGCGTGAATGTTCGACGGTCGCGGTCATTTGATCTCGCGCGCTTTGTGCAGGGCATTGTGATCGCGTGTCTGGTTGTCTGCGGACTGCCGGTCCAGGCACAGCACTCGGACGCTCCGGATGACGTCCAGATACTTGCCGATCAAATTGACGAACTGGTCGCGGCAAAATGGAAAGAAAACGGCCTGGTCCCGGCGAGTCCGGCGGACGACGCGGAGTACCTGCGGCGCGTCTGGCTGGACATTGGCGGCAGAATTCCCCGCGCTGCCGACGCGAGAGACTTTCTGGAGGACACGACCGATGACAAACGTCGGCGGCTGGTTGATGAGCTGCTGGACGGACCGAACTACGTCGTCAATTCCACGAACTTCTGGCGCACCGTGCTGATTCCGGAGGCAGACACGGATTTCATGGTGCGCTACATGCTGCCCGGGTTTGAGGCGTGGCTGCGACAGAAACTGGCCGATGACACGCCCTACGATGACATGGTGCGGGAGCTGTTGACGACGCAGGTGGCCGGAGTTGATTTGTTTTCCCGTCAGGGTGAGTTGTCGCCTATCGCCTTCTATCAGTCGAAGGAAATCAAACCGGAGAACCTGGCCGCTGCGACGTCGCGAATGTTTCTGGGAATTCGCATCGAGTGTGCTCAGTGCCACGACCACCCGTTTGATACGTGGAAGCGAAAGGACTTCTGGGGCTACGCGACATTCTTTGCATCGCTGGAACGCCGCTCGGGAGGCGGCGGGCTTCTCGGTCGGCTGCAGGAATTGTTCGGTCGCCAGACGCTGACGATTCCGGATACGAATGAGGTTGTTCGTGCGACGTTTCTGACAGGAGAATCGCCCCAGATTGCGTCCGGCAGCAGTCCCCGAATCACGCTCGCCGACTGGATTACGTCCGGCGACAATCCGTACTTCAGTCGCACGGCCGCAAATCGCGTGTGGGGGCATTTCTTCGGGAAAGGGATCGTCCATCCTGTCGACGATTTTTCCAGTTCGAATCCGCCCACTCATCCGGAACTGCTCGATCTTCTCGCCGGCGAACTCGTGCGGCACGACTTCGATCTGAAGTTTCTGATGCGAGCAATCACTGCCAGCAGAACCTACCAGTTGACCAGCGCGGTTCGACCCGGCAGCGAACAACCGGACACGTGGCTGTTTTCACGAATGTCCGTCAAAGGCATGACGGCGGAACAGCTCTACGACAGCATCGATCAGGCGGTGGGAAATCACGAATCGTTCGATCAGACACAGCGGATGAGTTTTCAGCCGACAACTCGCAGCCGGTTCATCGAGCAGTTTTCGGACAATCGCAGCGACCCGACAGAACGCCAGACATCCGTGCTACAGGCGCTGTCGATGATGAACGGCAAACTCGTCAGTGATGCGACGGATCTGAATTCCAGCAGAACGCTGGCGGGAATCGCCGCGTACCCTGGCTTCGACACATCGCAGCAGGTGGAAGCCCTGTTTCTGGCGACACTCAACCGGCGGCCGAGTCCCGATGAGCAGCAGCGTTTTGTCGACTACGTGCGCACCGCCGATGACTCGCGCACGGAGAAGGAAGCCCTGGCCGATATGTTCTGGATGCTGTTGAACAGCAGCCAGTTTTCACTGAATCACTGACCGCTGCGGCGTTCTGGAACGACAATTCGTGAGGTGATCCCATGCCACACTCGCCAGAATGGAAACCCGAAACCGAGCGCCCGGTGCTCAGCCGTCGCGACTGGATGCGGCTCGCGTCAGCCGGCATCACGGCGGGTTCGATGTCCGGCTGGCTGAGTCAGCTCGCCGCGCAAACGGCGACTGACACGAGCCGTTGTCGTTCCGTCATTCTGCTTTGGATGAGCGGCGGGCCGAGTCAGATCGATACGTTCGACGTCAAACCGGATCACCGCAACGGCGGTCCGCTGAAACCGATCGACACTTCGGTTCCGGGAATGCACATCAGCGAAACGATGCCCAGGCTGTCGCAGATGATGCAGCACGTTGTTCCCATTCGTTCCATGTCGACTCAGGAAGGCGACCATTCGCGGGCCACGTACCATCTGCGAACGGGTTATCGTCCGCAGGGACCGGTGCACTATCCGACGCTTGGATCGCTGCTCAGCAATGAGCTTGGCTCGGAGACTTCGCCGCTGCCGAACTTTGTCAGCATCTCTCCGTTTCGCAACTTCAGTCCTGCGGCATATGGACCGGGGTTTCTGGGACCGCAACGATCGCCGCTGGTTGTGGGAGAACGCGGGCAGGCGATTGTCGGGGACGAACAGGCAACGTACGACGAGTCACTGAAGGTCGAGAATCTGAATCTGCCGGACAACGTCACGCCGCTGCAGACCGACCGCCGTCTGGCCATGCTGGCTGACTTCGACACCGATTTCCGCATGACTCACCCGGGCGTTCCTGCGGGAAGTCATGAGTCCGCTTATCTGCAGGCAGTGCGCATGATGCGTTCAAAGGCGGTCCGGGCGTTCGACCTTCACGAAGAAGACGCTGCTCTGCGCGACGCTTATGGGCGAAACCAGTTTGGCCAGGGATGCCTGCTGGCGCGACGGCTGGTCGAACACGGTGTTCCGTTTGTGGAAGTGTCGCTGAACGGAGTGACAAACAACCAGAACTTCGGCTGGGACACTCACACGAACAATTTCGAATCTGTGAAGCAACTGACGTCGGTACTCGACCCGGCCTGGGCGACGCTGCTGGAAGACCTGCACCTTCGCGGGCTGCTGGATTCCACGCTGGTGGTCTGGATGGGCGAATTCGGCCGGACACCGCGCATCAACGGCAGCGCGGGGCGCGATCACTGGGCGGTTTCGTGGACCACAGTGCTGTGCGGGGGCGGCGTTCGCGGAGGCCAGTTCTTCGGCGAAACGACCGAGGATGGAATGGCCGTGAAAGACCGTCCTGTGTCGGCCGCCGACCTGATGGCCACAATCTTTCGGTGCGTCGGCGTTGACCCGATGAAACAGAACATGTCCAACGTCGGCCGCCCGATTCGGCTGGCCGATCCCGAAGCCAAAGCGATCACGGAGATCCTGGCATGAACGCTTTCGGCCGGCAGGTCGCGATCATCATGCTGCTCACGGCGCCCGTCGCGATCGCCGACGACAATCCGGTTCCATCGAAACCCGCGTTCGTGGACATCGTCTACCTGCATCGCAGCCGGCCGATTTTTCTTCGTCTGCGGATCGAAGTCGATGGTGTGCCATTCGAACGTCGTTGGAAAGAACACGTCGCGTCGCTGTTTCAGGAGCTGGACACGAACGGCGATGGAAGCCTTGACCTCGCGGAGCTGACCGAAGCCGCGTCCGATGCCGACACGCAGCGGTCGCCGGAAGCCGCCCGGATCGCTCGCCGCGCAGCTCGCTGGTCGGCCCGTCGAAACCCGTTCAATGCATTCTCCATCGAAGAGTTCACTGCGTTTCTTATGAGCCGCCGGCTGGGTCCGCTGCAGATGGCGGACACCAGCCAGATTGCCGCCGGCGGAAGTCAGGTCGGCGCGAAACTGTTCGCGAGTCTGGACGGCGACGGCGACGAAAAGCTGTCGTCCGCTGAACTTCAGCACGCCGCGACGGAACTGCGTCGCCGTGATCTGGACGACGACGGTGCCTTCAGTGTCGCGGAACTGAGCGAAAATCCGACACCGTACTTTGTCCGTGCGGAGCCACAGATGATGGAAGCCGAACAGCCATTCATCGATCTCACACTCAGCTCCGCGCCGATCGCAGTTCTGCGTGAATTCGAACGGCGCTACGCAAAGGCTCCGTCTGTTGCCGCCGACGGTCGCGCGACATTGAGCCGCGAACTCGGTGCGAGGGAACTGGGATTAAGCAGCGAAACGTTCGGGACATACGATCTGGATTCTGACGGAATGCTGGACCGCGATGAACTGCGCGAACTGCTGCGTCGTCCGCCGGTCAGCCTGGAGCTTATCGTGCGACTCGGATCGCGCCGCGAAGTTGAGTTCGTCGTGGAAACAGCACCCGGCGCGACGGCCGATGGCACTCCGCTACGCCGATCCGAAGATGGTCTGGCAAGCCTCGTGATCGACGACGTCCAGGTGGAAATCGCGGAATCAGCGGCAGCGGTGCCGACGCTGCCAGCGAGTATCTCCAGCGACTGTTCGCCACGGCAGATCAGGACAACAACGGATACCTGGAAAAGGACGAAGCAGCGCGTGGCCGTGATTTCGCACAGTCATTTGACGAGTTCGATCAGGACGGCGACGGAAAGATCTTCCGTGAAGAACTGGCTGCCGTGATTGACGACCACATGCAGTCGGCGCGCTGTCGCACGCGATTGGATGTGACCAACCGAGGCCGCGATCTGTTTGAGATCGTCGATCTCGACCGCAGCCAATCGCTCAGTGATCGCGAGTTCGCTCAGGCGGCTCGCCGGATTCCGCTGTGGGATTCCGATGGCGACGGCGCTGTTTCACAATCCGAAATCCCGCAACTCTTTCAATTGTCGTTCGGCCCCGGTCAGCCGGAATTTCCGGGATTGCGGTTTCCCGGCGCTGCCGGTCGAACCGTTGAACAAGATTCAACAACCCGCGGCAGCGCACCTGTCTGGTTCACGAAACTCGACCGAAACAGCGATGGCGAACTGGTGCGGCGGGAGTTCCCCGGAACCTTCGATGAGTTCCAAAAGATGGACCGCAACGGTGACGGCTTCGTCGACGCCGCCGAAGCGGAGTTCGTGAAATAGCACGTCGACACAACACTGATGTTCGACACACCGGATCAATCACTTCAGCATCAATTCAGGGAGTTCAACAGGATGTCATCCAGACAAATGCGGTTTTCATGGGGCCTGCTGGCCGCGGTTCTTGGAATCGGCCTGACTCTGTCGTTCGCGGCGACGCAGAACGAACCATCCCGACCCGTCGAAGAACTGCTGCCCGCCGACACGGTGCTGTTGCTCGGTCACGACGGCGCGGAACGGCACCAGGCCGCATGGGAAAAGACGGCCGCATACGAATCGATGTATGAATCCGGCATGATGGATGTCTGGGAGAAGCTGATTGATTTCGTCGGTCAGCAGGCAGGCATGGGAGCGAACTCGGATGTCGACCAGGCAATGAAACACCTCGAAGCGCGCGGGGCGACACTGGCCGTTTCACTTCCTTCAGCACAGGGGCCGCCGCTGCCGCATGCCATGCTGGTTCTGCACGACGCGGCAAAATTCGAATCGATGCTGACCGGCCTTGCTCGCAACCTTGGCGGTTCCATTCGGGCACAGTTCGAATCGAAATCTGTGAGCGGTCGAAGCGTAACAATGGCCGTCATACCGGATTCGCCGGGTGTGGAAATCGGTGTCTGGGCCGAAGGCGGGCATCTGGTCGTCGTGGCCGGCATCGACGCGATTAGCACAGCGATTTCCGTTGCCGACGGCAAAACACCCAATCTGAAATCGAACGAATTGTGGCGGAAGTACAACTACGGCACAGACAGCTTCGAAACGACGTCTGTCGCCTGGCTGGACTTCGCAGCCGTTCGCAGCGCGTACGGAGCTATGCCGCTTCCGACACCGGGAGGAAAGACGATCGACGATATTCTGCAAACGGCCGGTCTGCACAACCTGACATCGGCCGCGTATCAGTACGGATACCGCCACCGATCACTGTGGTCGCAGGTCGCGATCGAAGTCGACGGACCACGCACAGGGCTGCTGGCGCTGTCCGATCAGAAAGCGATGACTCTGGCCGACCTGCCGCCGCTGCCGGCCAATACCAGCGGCTTCAATGCGTCGCGATTGGACATGGCTTCGCTGTGGAACATTGTCACGCAGTTGATCCGCGAAGGAGCTGCCTTCGGACCGCCCGGAGCTGCCGAACAGGTCGATGGAGTCTTGAGCAACCTGCCACAGATGATCGGCTTTGATCCCGGCCGAGATTTGTTCGCCGCGCTGGGCGACATCGTCTGTATCTATTCCGACCCGGACCAGGGATTCCTCGGCACGGGCATGGGAGTCATGCTGCAGGTCAGGGACGCGAACACGCTGACGGAAACGATCAACAAACTGCTGCTGCAGGCGGAACAGGCATCACGCGGCGACTTCCGAGTCCACCGTTCAGAAAAATCCGGACGCGAACTGGTGCTGATGCAGTTCGGCGATGTTCAGGCGGGAGCGTTGTGTATCGACAACGGCTGGCTCATCGCGGGACTGATGCCTCAGTCGGTTGAAGCAGCTCTGATGCGAATCGACGGCAAACTAACTTCGTGGAAACCAACCGCGGAACAGGCTGAGGCGTTCGAGACTTTGCCGAAATCCTTTACGTCCATCACCGTCGGCGATCCGCGAGTCAGTTGGCACACTCTGATGAAGCTGGCACCGTTCTTCCTGTCGGGCGGACAGGCGGCGCTGAAGGAGGAACGCATCCTGCCGCGTGACGCGGAACTTCCGATTACGATCGCCGACCTGCCGCCCGCGGAATTGATCGTGCGTCCTCTGTTCCCGAACGTCACCGTGACCACTTCGGACAGTGACGGCATTCATATTACGTCGCGTCAGTCTCTTCCCGGAATTCCGTTCATCGGCAGCATCGGCGAAGGCAGCGGACTGGCGACAGCCGCCATCGGAACCGCTCTGCTGCTGCCCGCCATTCAGCAGGCTCGCGAAGCCGCACGGCGCACTCAGTCGCGAAACAACCTGAAACAGATTGCTCTGGCGCTGCACAACTATCACGACGTCTATGGCAGCTTTCCGTCGGGAACTCACCCCAACGAGAAGCTTAAGCCGGAAGAACGCATAAGCTGGCTGGCCGCGATACTGCCGTTCCTTGAACAGCAACCGCTGTATCAGACGATTGACTTCGAAGAAAGCTGGGATGACGCATCCAACGAACGCGGAGCGATGACTCGTGTCCCGTCCTACCTGAACCCAGGCAGCGTCGCGGCGGTGGTCGGTCCCGGTGAAACTCACTACGTGGGCATTGCCGGAGTCGGCAAAGACGCTCCCATGCTTCCCGTCACCAGCAAGCGAGCTGGAGTCTTCGGCTACAACCGCAAGACCAGAATCCGCGACATCACCGACGGGACTTCCAACACGATTATGACCAGCGAAGCCAGCGGTGACTTCGGACCGTGGATGGCGGGCGGCAACGCTTCCATCCGCTCTCTGACGACAAAGCCGTATATCAACGGCCCCGACGGAATCGGCGGTCCCTATCGCGGCGGCGTCAACGTCGGCCTCGCGGACGGTTCCGTGCGGTTTGTCTCCGAAAACATCGATCCGCGAGTCTTCGAACTCCTGTCGGCGATGGCTGACGGCGAGGTGATCCCGCAATTCTGAACGCGGTTGTTTGCAAATGAGTCACCCCGTGGCCTTCACGACGGGGCCACGGGCAAGCGAACCCGCACAAGCGGCTTCTCGCTCGCAAAAGGCCAACTGGGTTCTCCGGAGGCATACTGAGAGTCTGCGTCGCCAGAGCGCCGCATGCGGGTTCAGCCATCGAACCGACTTCGCGCGTTAGGCGCTCGCTGGCCTTCGACGCAGAGGAGTTGACTGATCGCGCACCGGCGAACGGTCTATTTCCTGACGAGTTCCTTCTCCGCACGGCGCTTCTTCAGGACTTCTTCCTGAATGTTCTTCGGAGCCTGGCGATAGCACAGGAACTCCATGCTGAAGGTGCCCTTGCCCTGAGTCATGGAGCGGATTTCATTGGCGTAGTCGAACATTTCCGCAAGCGGGACTTCCGCCAGAATAATGCATATGGCGTCGTTCACTTCCGAAGACGTGACGATGCCGCGCTTGCTGGACAGGTGGCCGGTGACGGCTCCCTGAAACTCATCGGGAGTTTCGATTTCCAGCTTCATGATGGGTTCCAGGAGAGCCATGTTGGCTTTCTTCAGAGTGTCCTTCATGCAGTCGCGCGACGCGATCTTGAATGCCATTTCGGATGAGTCCACGTCGTGATAACTGCCGTCCCGCAGGTACATCTTGACACCGACGACTTCGTATTCGCCCAGCGGCCCTTTGTCGAGTGCCATCTGGAAGCCGGAGTCGCACGACCCGATGTATTCTCGCGGGATGCGACCGCCGGAGATCTCATCAGCGAACTCATAGCGGTGCTCCGAATTCTCCGGCAGCGGTTCCATCAGGCCGACTACGTGAGCGTACTGGCCGGAACCGCCGGTCTGCTTCTTGTGCTTGTGGTTGAATTCCACCGACTTGGTGGGACGTTCCTTGTAGGACACACGCGGTTCGCCGATCAGGCATTCGCACTTGTATTCGCGTTTGATGCGTTCGACGTAAACGTCCAGATGCAACTGACCCATGCCGGCGATCAGTGTCTGGCCGGTTTCTTCGTCGGTCTGCACCTGAAACGTCGGATCTTCGCGGCGGAAGCGTTCTAAAGCCTTGCCGAGCTTGTCTGCGTCGTCGCGCTTTTTCGGTTCGATCGACAGTCGAATCACGGGTTCCGCGACGAAGATATTTTCCAGCGAGTATTCGATACCACTGCCCAGGAACGTGTCCCCGGACGCGCAGTCGACACCGACGACAGCGATGATGTCACCGGCTGACGCTTCTTCGATGTCTTCGCGATCGTTGGCGTGCATTCGCACCATTCGGCCGAACCGCGTTGCGCGGCCGGTTCGTGCGTTGGTGTAGCTTTCACCCTTCTTGATCACGCCCTGATAGATGCGCATGTAGGTCAGCTGACCGAAGGCTTCCACGACCGTCTTGAACGCCATGGCCACCATCGGATCGCCGGCCTGATTTGTCAGCCGGACTTTTGGATGCTTGCCTTCTTCGTCTGCCGGCTGGCTGTTGTCGTTGGCATAGACATCAACGTCGGTCGGGCACGGCAGGTACATAGTGACGGCGTCGAGCGCTTCCTGAACGGCCTTGTTCTTAAAGGCGCTGCCCATC from Planctomycetaceae bacterium encodes the following:
- a CDS encoding DUF1501 domain-containing protein, with protein sequence MPHSPEWKPETERPVLSRRDWMRLASAGITAGSMSGWLSQLAAQTATDTSRCRSVILLWMSGGPSQIDTFDVKPDHRNGGPLKPIDTSVPGMHISETMPRLSQMMQHVVPIRSMSTQEGDHSRATYHLRTGYRPQGPVHYPTLGSLLSNELGSETSPLPNFVSISPFRNFSPAAYGPGFLGPQRSPLVVGERGQAIVGDEQATYDESLKVENLNLPDNVTPLQTDRRLAMLADFDTDFRMTHPGVPAGSHESAYLQAVRMMRSKAVRAFDLHEEDAALRDAYGRNQFGQGCLLARRLVEHGVPFVEVSLNGVTNNQNFGWDTHTNNFESVKQLTSVLDPAWATLLEDLHLRGLLDSTLVVWMGEFGRTPRINGSAGRDHWAVSWTTVLCGGGVRGGQFFGETTEDGMAVKDRPVSAADLMATIFRCVGVDPMKQNMSNVGRPIRLADPEAKAITEILA
- a CDS encoding DUF1549 and DUF1553 domain-containing protein translates to MTHLPHIFQPQKSFHVRVNVRRSRSFDLARFVQGIVIACLVVCGLPVQAQHSDAPDDVQILADQIDELVAAKWKENGLVPASPADDAEYLRRVWLDIGGRIPRAADARDFLEDTTDDKRRRLVDELLDGPNYVVNSTNFWRTVLIPEADTDFMVRYMLPGFEAWLRQKLADDTPYDDMVRELLTTQVAGVDLFSRQGELSPIAFYQSKEIKPENLAAATSRMFLGIRIECAQCHDHPFDTWKRKDFWGYATFFASLERRSGGGGLLGRLQELFGRQTLTIPDTNEVVRATFLTGESPQIASGSSPRITLADWITSGDNPYFSRTAANRVWGHFFGKGIVHPVDDFSSSNPPTHPELLDLLAGELVRHDFDLKFLMRAITASRTYQLTSAVRPGSEQPDTWLFSRMSVKGMTAEQLYDSIDQAVGNHESFDQTQRMSFQPTTRSRFIEQFSDNRSDPTERQTSVLQALSMMNGKLVSDATDLNSSRTLAGIAAYPGFDTSQQVEALFLATLNRRPSPDEQQRFVDYVRTADDSRTEKEALADMFWMLLNSSQFSLNH
- a CDS encoding WD40 repeat domain-containing protein — encoded protein: MSNRFKQFFALASSACVLAMQLSLGRADDGGAGDGRADREPAIEAMEFETTASRALNGSTDVLCLAESPSGSDLIAAFHDGCVILFDRTTRQRVAGTKCHDAPVSDMAVAGNVLAAAVDDGTVRTWSLPDLTPINVLPGHAGRAVGVAVSADGHTIASCGIDGTVRLWHADPAAEIAVLTGHNAAVRAVAFSADGRLLASAGDDGTVRLWRAETRQQISSLDGHAGRIRDVAFSPDGRLLASAGEDGTVRLWNADAPETPPRSLKHDAMVWRLCFASHGRLLASGDADGTIRLWNVETGALTATLHDHTDTITSLLFAADSKSLFSSSHDGTINTWHAMKPLQPPLAVIDIDAGKVWASAVSPTDGHVAAGGRDGFVRIVDLRSGQTSLDLNEPNGTTIDCLEYSLDGRMIAAAGWKSSEVVVWNVADGSLMRTFVADANVRAIAFSPDGTILAAGCDDNQLLVWDVASGDLKQKVNAHAQPVYDISFSPDGRVIATCCGNWREQKPGEVKLWKTSSLIEIAQLAAHEAAVRAAVFSPDGSRLASVSEDGVIIISDVKTQQELPVMKGPAGSRTLDWSPDGRLLAAGQHNGTTTVWDLKTASVIRRLGGNDDTFSVRFVPDGSVLCSAGGDRKLTLWDTSDLSDDGTRPRTVDAVRNWRTLVP
- a CDS encoding DUF1559 domain-containing protein — protein: MSSRQMRFSWGLLAAVLGIGLTLSFAATQNEPSRPVEELLPADTVLLLGHDGAERHQAAWEKTAAYESMYESGMMDVWEKLIDFVGQQAGMGANSDVDQAMKHLEARGATLAVSLPSAQGPPLPHAMLVLHDAAKFESMLTGLARNLGGSIRAQFESKSVSGRSVTMAVIPDSPGVEIGVWAEGGHLVVVAGIDAISTAISVADGKTPNLKSNELWRKYNYGTDSFETTSVAWLDFAAVRSAYGAMPLPTPGGKTIDDILQTAGLHNLTSAAYQYGYRHRSLWSQVAIEVDGPRTGLLALSDQKAMTLADLPPLPANTSGFNASRLDMASLWNIVTQLIREGAAFGPPGAAEQVDGVLSNLPQMIGFDPGRDLFAALGDIVCIYSDPDQGFLGTGMGVMLQVRDANTLTETINKLLLQAEQASRGDFRVHRSEKSGRELVLMQFGDVQAGALCIDNGWLIAGLMPQSVEAALMRIDGKLTSWKPTAEQAEAFETLPKSFTSITVGDPRVSWHTLMKLAPFFLSGGQAALKEERILPRDAELPITIADLPPAELIVRPLFPNVTVTTSDSDGIHITSRQSLPGIPFIGSIGEGSGLATAAIGTALLLPAIQQAREAARRTQSRNNLKQIALALHNYHDVYGSFPSGTHPNEKLKPEERISWLAAILPFLEQQPLYQTIDFEESWDDASNERGAMTRVPSYLNPGSVAAVVGPGETHYVGIAGVGKDAPMLPVTSKRAGVFGYNRKTRIRDITDGTSNTIMTSEASGDFGPWMAGGNASIRSLTTKPYINGPDGIGGPYRGGVNVGLADGSVRFVSENIDPRVFELLSAMADGEVIPQF